One Streptococcus gallolyticus subsp. gallolyticus DSM 16831 DNA window includes the following coding sequences:
- a CDS encoding MarR family winged helix-turn-helix transcriptional regulator, translating into MENINKHLSAFIKSYNRLEKRQHKMEKYPELSITEVHFLVFIAKEKPKYLSEIARKKKISRSAVTQMVNKLSEKGFLMKETKNKTSNTHSLYLTNTGCDVVQQHDLQQSYLEKEIYSILTSYSAEFLNEVLELMKTIENVWESTNNHDYWKGDEEVSEENDQNKFEE; encoded by the coding sequence TTGGAAAATATTAATAAACATCTGTCTGCTTTTATTAAAAGTTATAACCGTTTAGAAAAAAGACAGCACAAAATGGAAAAGTATCCAGAACTATCTATAACTGAGGTTCATTTTTTGGTATTTATTGCTAAAGAAAAGCCAAAATATCTATCCGAGATAGCTAGAAAAAAGAAAATTTCTAGAAGTGCAGTTACTCAGATGGTTAATAAACTAAGTGAAAAAGGTTTTTTAATGAAAGAAACGAAAAATAAAACTTCCAATACTCATTCACTATATTTAACGAATACTGGGTGTGACGTCGTCCAACAACATGATTTGCAACAAAGCTACTTAGAAAAAGAAATTTATAGTATTTTAACCTCCTATTCAGCAGAATTTTTAAATGAGGTTTTAGAATTGATGAAAACTATTGAAAATGTATGGGAAAGTACAAATAATCATGATTACTGGAAGGGAGATGAGGAAGTTAGTGAAGAAAACGATCAAAATAAATTTGAAGAGTGA
- a CDS encoding UDP-N-acetylmuramoyl-tripeptide--D-alanyl-D-alanine ligase has protein sequence MKLTLHEVAKVVGAKNTISEFDDVPLRQIEFDSRKIEKGDLFLPLKGARDGHDFIETAFENGAVATFSEREVAGHPYIWVDDCLEAFQALASYYLEKQRVDVIAVTGSNGKTTTKDMIAAVLSTEYKTYKTQGNYNNEIGLPYTALHMPDDTEKIVLEMGQDHMGDIHLLSELAKPHIGVVTLIGEAHLEFFGSREKIAEGKLQIVDGMDSDGILIAPADTIVDPYLPESQMVIRFGDGAEIFVKDLQESKESLTFTTNVIDRPITLPVPGKYNATNAMVAAYVGKLLAISDDDIVEALETIELTRNRTEWKKAASGADILSDVYNANPTAMRLILETFSKIPANEGGKKIAVLADMKELGEQSVELHKRMIMSLSPETLDTLIFYGEDIAELAQLASQMFPIGKVYYFKKTADEDQFDAMLETVQKVLQPADQILLKGSNSMQLAKVVEALEE, from the coding sequence ATGAAATTAACATTGCATGAAGTCGCCAAGGTTGTTGGCGCTAAAAATACTATTTCGGAGTTTGATGACGTTCCCCTGCGACAAATTGAATTTGACAGTCGTAAGATTGAAAAAGGGGATTTATTTTTACCATTAAAAGGTGCGCGTGATGGGCATGATTTTATTGAAACTGCCTTTGAAAATGGTGCTGTTGCGACTTTTTCAGAACGTGAAGTAGCTGGTCATCCATACATTTGGGTTGATGATTGCCTAGAGGCTTTTCAAGCGCTAGCTAGCTATTATCTTGAGAAACAGCGTGTTGATGTTATTGCTGTGACAGGGTCAAATGGTAAAACGACAACCAAAGATATGATTGCTGCGGTTTTATCAACAGAATACAAGACTTATAAAACACAAGGCAACTACAATAACGAAATTGGTTTGCCATATACAGCACTTCATATGCCAGATGATACGGAGAAAATTGTCCTTGAAATGGGGCAAGATCATATGGGTGACATTCATCTGTTGTCAGAACTTGCAAAACCACATATCGGTGTGGTGACCTTGATTGGTGAAGCTCATTTGGAATTTTTCGGTAGTCGTGAGAAAATCGCAGAAGGTAAATTGCAAATTGTTGATGGCATGGATTCAGATGGCATTTTGATTGCGCCAGCTGACACAATCGTTGATCCTTATTTACCTGAAAGCCAAATGGTTATTCGTTTTGGTGACGGCGCAGAAATTTTTGTGAAAGATTTGCAAGAAAGTAAGGAATCGTTGACCTTTACGACAAATGTGATTGACCGTCCAATTACTCTACCTGTGCCTGGAAAATACAATGCGACTAATGCCATGGTGGCAGCTTATGTTGGTAAATTATTAGCCATTTCTGATGACGATATTGTCGAGGCTCTTGAGACAATCGAATTAACGCGCAATCGTACGGAATGGAAAAAAGCAGCCAGTGGTGCTGATATTTTGTCAGATGTTTACAATGCTAATCCAACGGCAATGCGTTTGATTTTAGAGACATTTTCTAAAATTCCTGCCAATGAGGGCGGTAAAAAAATCGCTGTGCTTGCTGACATGAAAGAATTGGGTGAGCAATCTGTTGAGCTTCATAAACGCATGATTATGAGCTTGTCACCTGAAACATTAGATACACTCATTTTCTATGGGGAAGATATTGCCGAGTTGGCACAACTTGCTAGTCAAATGTTCCCAATTGGAAAAGTTTATTATTTCAAGAAAACAGCTGACGAGGATCAATTTGATGCCATGCTTGAAACTGTTCAAAAAGTATTGCAACCAGCTGACCAAATCTTGTTGAAAGGTAGCAACTCAATGCAGTTAGCTAAAGTTGTTGAAGCACTGGAGGAATAG
- a CDS encoding DUF3267 domain-containing protein yields the protein MEILREINITKDKKLAIWLNIISLPTFFLFFYLFYLLGLKIQHPTIENVIYTIHLGKLFLFVLAILAVVIIHELIHAFFFKLFKPKSKVKFGINWKLGAAYATCPKVTYDRWQMIVISLAPFIIWSLTLTILFGMNLLSFPAYVGIASLHATGCIGDFYYVYLLDIKYARKKILAEDTAVGLIIYSKN from the coding sequence ATGGAGATTTTAAGAGAAATTAATATCACAAAAGACAAAAAATTAGCCATTTGGCTAAATATCATATCCCTTCCTACTTTTTTCCTATTTTTTTATCTTTTTTACTTACTTGGTTTAAAGATTCAACACCCTACTATTGAAAATGTTATCTACACTATTCATTTGGGAAAATTATTTCTTTTTGTGCTAGCGATACTTGCTGTTGTCATCATTCATGAACTTATCCATGCTTTCTTTTTCAAACTCTTTAAACCTAAAAGTAAAGTCAAATTTGGAATCAATTGGAAATTAGGAGCGGCATATGCTACCTGTCCAAAAGTGACTTATGACAGATGGCAAATGATAGTCATTAGCTTAGCACCTTTTATCATTTGGTCTCTAACGCTGACTATCCTCTTTGGTATGAATTTATTATCTTTTCCTGCCTATGTCGGAATTGCCAGCCTACATGCAACAGGATGTATCGGTGATTTCTACTATGTCTATCTCCTTGACATTAAATATGCCAGAAAGAAAATTTTAGCAGAAGACACAGCGGTAGGACTAATCATATACAGTAAAAATTAA
- a CDS encoding transcription repressor NadR produces the protein MKAAERRQKIIDILSQTQVPISASSLASRLGVSRQIIVGDVALLRAANHDVISTPKGYVMSQALYSHQFIGKIACQHGPERTKEELDSIVAKGGIVVDVEVEHPVYGMLTAPLDIRSNEDIANFMDKVEHSNATLLSSLTHGIHTHTLSCHSKDDFEDIKEMLLDKGLLLKSN, from the coding sequence ATGAAAGCAGCAGAACGTCGTCAAAAAATTATCGATATTTTGAGCCAAACGCAAGTTCCCATTTCAGCCAGTTCTTTAGCTAGCAGACTTGGTGTTAGTCGCCAAATTATTGTTGGTGATGTTGCTTTGTTAAGAGCAGCTAATCATGACGTGATTTCGACACCTAAAGGTTATGTGATGTCACAAGCGCTTTATTCGCACCAATTTATCGGGAAAATTGCTTGTCAACATGGTCCTGAAAGAACCAAAGAAGAATTGGACAGCATTGTTGCTAAGGGTGGAATTGTGGTTGATGTTGAAGTTGAACATCCTGTTTATGGTATGTTAACAGCGCCGCTCGATATAAGAAGTAACGAAGATATTGCCAATTTTATGGATAAGGTTGAACATTCTAATGCGACACTTTTATCTTCGCTAACACATGGGATTCACACACATACACTTTCTTGTCATTCAAAAGATGATTTTGAAGATATCAAGGAGATGTTATTAGATAAAGGCTTACTTTTGAAGTCTAACTAA
- the recR gene encoding recombination mediator RecR, whose amino-acid sequence MLYPTPIAKLIDSFTKLPGIGIKTATRLAFYTIGMSDEDVNEFAKNLLAAKRELTYCSVCGNLTDEDPCNICTDETRDHSVILVVEDSKDVSAMEKIQEYRGLYHVLHGLISPMNGVGPDDINLKSLITRLMDSEVNEVIIATNATADGEATSMYISRVLKPAGIKVTRLARGLAVGSDIEYADEVTLLRAIENRTEL is encoded by the coding sequence ATGCTTTATCCAACACCTATCGCAAAGCTGATTGATAGTTTTACAAAATTGCCAGGAATTGGTATAAAAACAGCAACACGTTTGGCTTTCTACACGATTGGAATGTCAGATGAAGATGTGAATGAATTCGCCAAAAATTTATTGGCAGCTAAGCGTGAATTGACTTATTGTTCCGTTTGTGGGAATTTAACAGATGAAGACCCTTGTAATATCTGTACAGATGAAACTCGTGATCATTCCGTTATTTTAGTGGTTGAAGATTCAAAAGATGTATCTGCCATGGAAAAAATTCAAGAGTATCGTGGCTTGTACCATGTCTTGCATGGCTTGATTTCACCAATGAACGGTGTCGGACCAGATGATATTAATTTGAAATCATTGATTACACGTTTAATGGATAGTGAGGTCAACGAAGTGATTATTGCAACCAATGCAACCGCAGACGGTGAAGCAACATCTATGTATATCTCACGTGTCCTAAAACCAGCAGGAATCAAGGTAACACGTTTAGCACGTGGACTGGCTGTTGGATCAGACATCGAATACGCCGACGAAGTCACCCTACTTCGTGCCATAGAAAACCGAACAGAATTGTAG
- a CDS encoding type II toxin-antitoxin system RelE family toxin — protein MTYRLVVSDKVKKQLKKMDKHVRLMLAKDMKKHLDGLENPRQIGKALIGQFKGLWRYRIGNYRVICDIMDDELVILAIEIGHRKDIYKN, from the coding sequence ATGACTTATAGATTGGTTGTTAGTGACAAGGTCAAGAAACAACTAAAGAAAATGGATAAGCATGTAAGGCTTATGCTTGCTAAAGACATGAAGAAACACCTTGATGGTTTAGAGAACCCTAGACAAATTGGAAAAGCACTAATAGGTCAATTCAAAGGCCTATGGCGTTACCGAATAGGAAATTATAGAGTTATTTGTGATATTATGGACGATGAATTAGTTATTCTTGCTATTGAAATCGGACATAGAAAAGATATTTATAAAAACTAA
- a CDS encoding acyl-CoA thioester hydrolase/BAAT C-terminal domain-containing protein, producing the protein MKINLKSESLLADDKFDIMINQLKPNQIIDVHMTLLDYYNINAPMRIGSETPWYAWAKYQADDNGVVSVNNCISLEGDYVGKIDMGLFFSCRPLKSKKNHLLEDVRDIPVYDSFYVKIEIFSKSKKIAEKIFKRYYQLPEISHETIISSRYQARLFYPSNAQNLPAIIVFSGSDGRIEKAQNIAQLLASRGFVTLAVAYFGLRGISRYLDRIPLEIVKENLDYLANLEIVDENRIGLYGRSKGAELSLVAASLFSQIRCLVVNSPSCAILEGLKGRINSKHSSWTYQNKELPYTKFSIREFFKEKFLGQKFSDYELSSLIKAKEIGANVLMIGEKSDEIWNTEFSIKLLEKQLQKRKNGLVKSILLNNGGHMLTIAYQPNQRYTKILKENLLSDSVISWKATIDFFKNYL; encoded by the coding sequence ATCAAAATAAATTTGAAGAGTGAAAGTCTATTAGCTGATGATAAATTCGATATTATGATTAATCAATTAAAACCAAATCAGATTATTGATGTTCATATGACCTTACTGGATTATTATAATATTAATGCGCCGATGAGAATAGGTTCTGAAACACCTTGGTATGCTTGGGCAAAATATCAAGCTGACGATAATGGGGTAGTTTCTGTTAATAATTGTATATCTCTAGAAGGAGATTATGTAGGTAAAATTGATATGGGATTATTTTTTTCTTGTAGACCTTTAAAATCAAAGAAAAATCATTTGTTGGAAGACGTTAGGGATATTCCTGTTTATGACAGTTTTTATGTAAAAATTGAAATTTTTTCTAAAAGTAAAAAAATAGCTGAAAAAATCTTCAAACGCTATTATCAGTTACCAGAGATTTCGCATGAAACGATTATTTCTTCAAGATATCAAGCAAGATTATTTTATCCTAGCAATGCTCAAAATTTACCAGCAATCATTGTATTTAGTGGTAGTGATGGTCGAATAGAAAAAGCACAAAATATAGCTCAGTTGTTGGCAAGTAGAGGTTTTGTAACTTTAGCGGTTGCTTATTTTGGTCTTAGGGGAATAAGCAGGTATTTGGATCGAATACCTTTGGAAATTGTAAAGGAGAATTTAGATTATTTAGCCAATTTAGAAATTGTAGATGAAAATAGAATTGGTTTATATGGTCGTTCTAAAGGTGCGGAGTTATCTTTGGTTGCAGCAAGTCTTTTTTCACAAATTAGGTGCCTTGTTGTCAATTCCCCCTCTTGTGCCATATTAGAAGGTTTAAAAGGTAGGATAAATTCTAAACACTCTTCTTGGACATATCAGAATAAAGAACTACCTTATACAAAATTTAGTATCAGAGAATTTTTTAAAGAAAAATTTTTAGGACAAAAGTTTAGTGATTATGAACTCAGTAGCTTGATTAAGGCGAAAGAGATAGGAGCTAATGTATTAATGATAGGTGAGAAATCTGATGAAATTTGGAATACAGAGTTTTCAATAAAACTATTAGAGAAGCAGTTGCAGAAGAGAAAAAATGGATTGGTAAAGTCTATTTTATTGAACAATGGAGGTCATATGCTAACAATTGCTTATCAACCTAATCAGCGATACACTAAGATTTTAAAAGAGAATTTGTTATCAGATTCTGTTATTTCTTGGAAAGCAACAATAGATTTTTTTAAGAATTATTTGTAA
- a CDS encoding polymerase, with amino-acid sequence MFRTEESFARFLYRTLYFLEFCLLFLAWFLKRYPFPLPFFLLMSSLAIIGGFAMYLWSFWRSGWSIEKILAGIFALAFLILLPMSNYLETNVDDLSMVTLFLLSASVDKDDERLMTAIFYFKLIVAILVLFAYNSHIISDMTMYRADKDLIRHSYGFMHPNSLGMYLVGLLFDFSLVRKSRKARAGLVMLLVSLLIFAITDSRTTFLIAGVIILCYFLKPLLLKYQVSGSVIIPLVIVMFGLGLGLPYFYNGDSTIYATLNHLFSGRLNIGHTYLQHFGVDWLPRNIPTFTEINGHPMYDDSFYIDSLLRQGIFLFLLYPIFLIAQLRGKKLTLFHTMLFLITFFINIMEHYGGSLCMCSILLINYFAVSEENTMGKY; translated from the coding sequence ATGTTTAGGACTGAAGAATCATTTGCAAGGTTTCTTTATCGAACCTTGTATTTTCTTGAGTTTTGTTTGCTATTTCTAGCTTGGTTCTTGAAACGTTATCCGTTTCCTCTACCGTTTTTCTTATTGATGTCAAGTCTTGCCATTATTGGCGGATTTGCCATGTATTTGTGGAGTTTTTGGCGTTCAGGTTGGTCGATAGAGAAGATTTTAGCAGGGATTTTTGCACTAGCTTTCTTGATTTTATTGCCAATGTCTAATTATCTGGAAACAAACGTTGATGATTTGTCCATGGTTACCTTGTTTTTGTTATCAGCGAGTGTTGATAAGGACGATGAGCGGTTGATGACAGCGATTTTCTACTTCAAGCTGATTGTAGCAATCTTAGTGCTCTTTGCTTACAATAGTCATATTATTTCTGATATGACCATGTATCGAGCTGACAAAGATTTGATTAGGCATTCTTATGGTTTTATGCACCCAAATTCTTTGGGAATGTATCTGGTTGGTTTGTTGTTTGATTTTTCCTTGGTTAGAAAGAGCCGTAAAGCTAGAGCAGGACTGGTCATGTTGCTTGTTTCCTTGTTGATTTTTGCGATTACCGACTCAAGGACAACATTTTTAATTGCTGGGGTCATCATTCTTTGCTATTTTTTGAAACCATTATTACTAAAGTATCAGGTTTCTGGTTCTGTGATTATTCCACTGGTGATTGTGATGTTTGGTTTGGGGCTAGGGCTTCCATACTTCTACAATGGTGATAGTACCATTTATGCAACATTGAATCATTTGTTTTCAGGAAGATTGAATATCGGACATACGTATTTGCAGCATTTCGGTGTTGATTGGTTGCCACGAAATATTCCAACTTTTACCGAAATAAATGGGCATCCGATGTACGATGATAGTTTTTATATTGATTCATTGTTACGTCAGGGAATTTTTCTATTTCTACTGTATCCAATTTTTCTCATTGCACAGTTGAGAGGGAAGAAACTGACACTATTCCATACGATGCTCTTTTTGATAACTTTCTTTATCAATATCATGGAGCACTATGGTGGCAGTCTTTGTATGTGTAGTATTCTCTTAATCAATTATTTTGCGGTTTCTGAGGAGAACACCATGGGGAAATATTGA
- a CDS encoding folate family ECF transporter S component: MNLFFKTPKLTLKRLVSLAMLIALAFIVGKFSIPVIPQQLVISLTFIVNTIIGMIGGPIWGFISLGILDVVDTLSSSSAGNFIIWWTLMEAIQGFFYGLFFYGKPLSWSSKKDWLHVTIATVVIMLIGTFILTPLLIQIYFGVPFWAQYLVGRWLKIFEIPVRIIITMLVIPRLQKIPELRKLANL, translated from the coding sequence ATGAATTTATTTTTCAAAACACCCAAACTCACCCTTAAGCGTTTGGTTAGCCTAGCTATGCTAATCGCGCTTGCTTTCATCGTTGGGAAATTTTCAATTCCCGTCATTCCACAACAATTAGTTATCAGTTTGACGTTCATTGTCAACACGATTATCGGAATGATTGGCGGTCCTATTTGGGGCTTTATCAGCCTAGGTATTCTTGATGTGGTTGATACCTTATCATCAAGTAGTGCTGGTAATTTCATCATTTGGTGGACACTTATGGAAGCAATTCAGGGCTTTTTCTATGGTCTTTTCTTTTATGGTAAACCACTAAGCTGGTCAAGCAAAAAAGACTGGCTACACGTAACAATCGCAACTGTGGTTATCATGCTAATTGGCACCTTTATCCTCACACCACTTCTGATTCAGATATACTTTGGTGTGCCATTCTGGGCACAATATCTGGTAGGACGTTGGTTAAAAATCTTTGAAATTCCAGTACGAATCATTATTACCATGCTTGTCATTCCGAGGTTACAAAAGATACCCGAATTACGCAAGCTTGCAAATCTATAA
- a CDS encoding D-alanine--D-alanine ligase — MAKETLVLLYGGRSAEREVSVLSAESVMRAINYDKFFVKTYFITQSGDFIKTQEFSSKPADDEKLMTNATVVESQKIKPSDIYEEGAVVFPVLHGPMGEDGSIQGFLEILKMPYVGTNILSSSVAMDKISTKHVLESAGVPLVAYVTYIEGADLEKAVAEVNEKLTYPVFVKPANMGSSVGISKADDEEGLRSAIDLALKYDSRILIETGVNAREIEVGILGNADVQTTLPGEVVKDVAFYDYDAKYIDNKITMDIPAHIDSSIMEEMRGYATTAFRAIGGCGLSRCDFFLTEDGHVYLNELNTMPGFTQWSMYPLLWENMGLAYSDLIEKLVELAKEMFEKRESHLI; from the coding sequence ATGGCAAAAGAAACGCTTGTTTTACTTTATGGTGGACGTTCTGCGGAGCGTGAAGTATCTGTTTTATCAGCTGAGAGTGTCATGCGTGCGATTAATTATGACAAATTCTTTGTGAAAACTTACTTCATCACACAATCTGGTGATTTTATTAAGACACAAGAATTTTCAAGCAAACCAGCCGATGATGAAAAATTAATGACTAACGCTACTGTCGTTGAAAGTCAAAAAATTAAACCAAGTGATATTTATGAAGAAGGAGCGGTTGTTTTCCCTGTTCTTCATGGACCAATGGGAGAAGATGGTTCAATCCAAGGCTTCCTTGAAATTCTTAAAATGCCTTACGTTGGAACTAACATCTTGTCATCAAGTGTTGCCATGGATAAAATTTCAACAAAACACGTTCTTGAGTCTGCAGGTGTACCACTTGTTGCTTACGTGACTTATATTGAAGGGGCTGATCTTGAAAAAGCGGTTGCTGAAGTAAATGAAAAATTGACTTACCCAGTCTTTGTTAAACCAGCCAACATGGGGTCTTCAGTAGGAATTTCAAAAGCTGATGATGAAGAGGGGCTCCGCTCAGCTATTGATCTCGCCCTTAAATACGATAGCCGTATTCTTATCGAAACTGGTGTCAATGCGCGTGAAATCGAAGTTGGGATTTTGGGAAATGCTGATGTGCAAACAACATTACCTGGTGAAGTTGTTAAAGACGTTGCTTTCTATGATTACGATGCTAAATATATCGACAATAAAATTACTATGGATATTCCAGCGCATATCGATAGCAGCATTATGGAAGAAATGCGTGGCTATGCAACAACAGCTTTCCGTGCTATCGGTGGATGTGGTTTGTCACGTTGTGATTTCTTCTTGACAGAAGATGGTCATGTTTACCTTAACGAATTGAATACAATGCCAGGTTTCACACAATGGTCAATGTATCCACTTCTTTGGGAAAACATGGGACTTGCTTATTCTGATTTGATTGAAAAATTGGTTGAATTAGCTAAAGAAATGTTTGAAAAACGCGAAAGCCATTTGATTTAA
- the relB gene encoding type II toxin-antitoxin system RelB family antitoxin, with protein sequence MSIVSLRLNEKEEELFRSYSIHTGKTLSELFKTALAEQIEDQLDYETGIKALKEFKKNPVTHSIDDIIEEFENDL encoded by the coding sequence ATGTCAATCGTATCACTTAGACTAAATGAAAAAGAAGAAGAACTTTTTAGAAGTTATTCTATCCATACAGGAAAGACATTATCAGAGTTGTTTAAAACAGCTTTAGCTGAACAAATTGAAGACCAATTAGATTATGAAACAGGCATTAAAGCATTGAAAGAATTCAAAAAGAATCCTGTTACTCACTCTATTGATGATATTATTGAGGAGTTTGAAAATGACTTATAG
- the pbp2b gene encoding penicillin-binding protein PBP2B: MSFKKRLSKLKFAKKTTKTSKTTEKNEKKVRKFKIVKKPTSMTKRIYLIFSIIVVLFSIIILRLAQMQILNKSFYDEKLNSSTTYTVTTSNPRGEIYDAAGNLLVSNTVKQVVAFTRSNTITAEEMKELAAKLSTLVTLTETDVTTRQKKDYYLADSDTYAAVVKSLPDDEKYDSYGNNLTESEIYANAINAVTDDEINYSEDELKLVYIFSQMNAASTFSTVNLTTGDLTEEQIAYITANQSKLSGISIATDWDRETPTSSLASIIGTVSSKDSGLPAEEADDYLAKGYSLNDRVGTSYLEKEYEEYLQGTHTVREITTDKNGNVVSDEVTSEGKAGQNLKLTVNSDFQAGVESILNQYYSADIADGYATYSEGAYAVALNPQTGAILAMAGLSHETGSSTTTLDALGTINDIFVPGSVVKAATLTAGWESGAISGNQVIADQSINIAGSSAITSWFTGSGSTNITAVQALEYSSNTYMVQVALKMMGQEYYSGMSLATTGMKEAMEELRAAYAEYGMGTSTGIDLPENTTGYISDDYSAGNVLTEAFGQYDSYTPMQLAQYAATVANGGKRIAPHLVDSIYDNDGTDGIGTLAKTIETNVLNEINISDDDMDLLQQGFYQVVNSSSGYATGTYMKSSTVTIAGKTGTAETYAVDANGNAVTTVNLSVLAYDYSTSDDSNIAVAVIIPHLTSSDNHTNQYIARDIINLYMSTYVNQ; this comes from the coding sequence ATGTCATTTAAGAAGAGATTGAGCAAATTAAAATTTGCCAAAAAAACAACTAAGACAAGCAAAACAACCGAAAAAAACGAAAAAAAAGTACGTAAGTTTAAAATTGTTAAAAAGCCGACTAGTATGACGAAACGTATTTATTTGATTTTTTCAATCATCGTTGTCCTTTTTTCAATTATCATTTTGAGATTGGCTCAGATGCAAATTTTGAATAAATCGTTTTATGATGAGAAATTAAATTCGTCAACAACTTATACGGTAACAACATCAAACCCTCGTGGGGAAATTTACGATGCTGCGGGTAATTTATTAGTTTCTAATACTGTCAAGCAAGTAGTTGCTTTTACTCGTAGCAATACGATTACAGCTGAAGAGATGAAAGAATTGGCGGCGAAATTGTCAACTCTAGTGACTCTTACAGAGACAGATGTTACGACACGTCAGAAAAAAGATTATTATTTGGCGGATTCAGATACTTATGCAGCGGTAGTCAAGAGTTTGCCTGATGATGAAAAATATGATAGTTACGGTAACAATTTGACCGAATCAGAAATTTACGCAAATGCGATTAATGCGGTAACTGATGATGAAATTAATTACTCTGAAGATGAACTAAAATTGGTTTATATTTTTAGTCAAATGAATGCCGCATCAACATTTAGCACGGTTAACTTGACGACTGGCGACTTAACGGAAGAACAAATTGCTTATATCACGGCTAATCAGTCTAAATTGTCAGGAATTTCAATCGCAACTGACTGGGACCGTGAAACGCCAACAAGTTCCCTTGCTTCAATTATTGGTACGGTTTCATCGAAAGATTCTGGTCTGCCAGCAGAAGAGGCAGATGATTACTTGGCAAAAGGTTATTCTTTGAACGACCGTGTCGGAACGTCTTATCTTGAAAAAGAATATGAAGAATACCTTCAAGGAACACACACCGTTCGTGAAATCACAACTGATAAAAATGGCAATGTGGTTTCAGATGAAGTGACAAGCGAAGGAAAAGCAGGGCAAAATCTGAAATTAACGGTCAATTCAGATTTCCAAGCAGGTGTTGAAAGTATTTTAAATCAGTATTATAGTGCTGATATTGCTGACGGTTATGCAACCTATTCAGAAGGAGCTTATGCAGTTGCCTTGAATCCGCAGACAGGTGCCATTTTAGCAATGGCTGGACTCTCTCATGAAACAGGTTCGTCAACAACTACTCTTGATGCCCTTGGTACTATTAATGATATTTTTGTTCCAGGGTCAGTCGTGAAAGCAGCAACATTGACAGCTGGTTGGGAATCAGGTGCCATTTCAGGAAACCAAGTTATCGCTGACCAATCCATTAATATTGCTGGTTCCTCAGCGATTACATCATGGTTTACAGGTAGCGGCTCAACAAACATCACAGCTGTTCAAGCGCTTGAATACTCATCAAATACCTACATGGTACAAGTTGCTCTTAAAATGATGGGACAAGAATACTACTCAGGCATGTCTCTAGCAACCACAGGTATGAAAGAAGCCATGGAAGAATTGCGTGCTGCCTATGCCGAATACGGAATGGGAACAAGCACAGGAATTGACCTTCCAGAAAATACTACTGGTTACATTTCAGATGACTATTCTGCTGGTAATGTCCTAACCGAAGCATTTGGTCAGTATGACTCATACACACCAATGCAGTTGGCACAATATGCGGCGACAGTTGCTAATGGTGGTAAACGTATTGCACCACATTTGGTTGATAGTATCTATGACAATGATGGCACAGATGGCATTGGAACTTTAGCTAAAACAATTGAAACAAATGTGCTTAATGAAATCAACATTTCAGACGATGATATGGACCTTTTGCAACAAGGGTTCTATCAAGTGGTAAATAGTAGTAGTGGTTATGCAACAGGTACTTACATGAAGAGTTCAACAGTCACTATCGCTGGTAAAACAGGTACAGCCGAAACTTATGCTGTTGACGCTAACGGTAATGCTGTAACAACGGTTAACTTGAGTGTCCTTGCCTATGACTATTCAACAAGTGATGATTCAAATATCGCTGTTGCAGTTATCATTCCGCATTTGACAAGTTCAGATAATCATACCAACCAATACATTGCACGTGATATTATTAATTTGTACATGTCAACTTATGTTAATCAATAA